From the Halalkalicoccus sp. CGA53 genome, one window contains:
- a CDS encoding glycosyltransferase family 2 protein, with protein sequence MTDDLVSVVIPTYDRPEMLARAVMSVVEQRYDQIELIVIDDASPEPIAPIVEDLPIDSLEGSEVIRHETNRNGAAARNTGIRAASGEYIAFLDDDDVWHPEFLRTQVVALERLGNEYGLVYTGARGVTTAGEIEWELTRSISGDSSRSILLGNFVGGFSRILIRSELADRAGLIDERFSAWVDWGYYIRLAQHCRFGVVPEPLVTRYVDHTTRTSHDYWAKRHVSEHLLQNLLLPIASEHGWRYERKVVASLYLNLGKWAIIAGEFEEARRWLLKAVATYPLIPALYPYLGAVIGGKRTLRAARAVKQRVGVIDSRTTISSWHGGD encoded by the coding sequence ATGACGGATGACCTGGTGAGCGTAGTGATCCCCACGTACGACCGTCCGGAGATGCTCGCCCGAGCAGTAATGAGCGTTGTCGAACAGCGATACGACCAAATCGAACTGATCGTCATCGATGACGCCTCCCCGGAACCGATCGCGCCGATCGTCGAAGACCTTCCGATCGACTCACTCGAAGGTAGCGAAGTGATTCGTCACGAGACGAACCGGAACGGGGCGGCCGCGAGGAACACCGGGATCCGAGCGGCCTCGGGAGAATACATCGCGTTTCTCGACGACGACGACGTCTGGCACCCCGAGTTCCTCCGAACGCAGGTCGTGGCACTCGAACGGCTGGGCAACGAGTACGGACTCGTATACACGGGCGCGCGAGGAGTGACGACAGCCGGGGAGATCGAGTGGGAGCTCACGCGGTCGATTTCCGGAGATTCGTCCCGATCGATCCTTCTCGGAAATTTCGTGGGTGGGTTCTCGAGAATTCTGATACGTTCTGAACTCGCAGACCGAGCGGGGCTGATCGACGAGCGGTTTTCGGCATGGGTAGACTGGGGGTACTACATCCGACTTGCCCAACACTGTCGGTTCGGAGTGGTCCCGGAGCCGCTGGTTACCCGGTACGTCGATCATACCACCCGAACGAGCCACGACTACTGGGCAAAGCGACACGTCTCCGAACACCTGCTTCAAAACCTGCTGCTCCCGATCGCGTCTGAGCATGGATGGCGCTACGAGCGGAAGGTCGTCGCCTCTCTCTACCTCAACCTGGGAAAGTGGGCGATCATCGCGGGAGAGTTCGAAGAAGCCAGACGGTGGCTGCTGAAAGCGGTGGCGACCTATCCCCTCATCCCGGCGCTCTATCCGTATCTTGGTGCCGTTATCGGGGGGAAGCGGACGCTTCGGGCGGCGAGAGCGGTCAAACAGCGTGTGGGCGTGATCGACTCGCGTACGACGATCTCCTCCTGGCACGGCGGGGACTAA
- a CDS encoding sugar-transfer associated ATP-grasp domain-containing protein gives MRWPSTGSGRPSQPRSTTSRLGGVNARVDEDSGKMGPVSSPFRGSEITWHRTHPTSDERVAGVTVPEWPAIRELVLDLADQFSHVWQYVGWDIILSSDGVPMVIEGNRASDVDIMQIHEPLLADPRRRRFYEYHGIV, from the coding sequence TTGCGATGGCCGTCCACCGGTTCGGGACGCCCGAGTCAGCCCCGCTCGACAACCTCTCGGCTGGGGGGAGTCAACGCACGCGTCGATGAGGACTCCGGTAAAATGGGTCCCGTTTCGTCTCCCTTCCGTGGATCGGAGATCACCTGGCACAGAACCCATCCCACGTCGGACGAGCGAGTCGCCGGAGTGACCGTCCCGGAGTGGCCGGCGATACGCGAACTCGTCCTCGATCTCGCCGATCAGTTCTCTCACGTGTGGCAGTACGTCGGCTGGGACATCATCCTCTCGAGCGACGGCGTTCCGATGGTGATAGAAGGAAACCGCGCGAGCGACGTCGACATCATGCAGATTCACGAGCCCCTGCTCGCGGACCCACGACGACGCCGGTTCTACGAATACCACGGTATCGTCTGA